The segment CGAGCGCGTGAACAAAGGGCTGCGACTCGCGGAGGATTTCGCGCGCGACAACAAGGCCAACAACGCGGAGAAGGTGCGGATTCTCCGCGAGAGGTACAAGGAAGCCATGCGCGCAGGAATCCTGGACAGCAAGGAGGACTTCGAGCTCGTGCTCCTCGCGAAGGAGCTTGACGCGGCCCTCGTTACCGCGGACGAAGGCGTGCTGGATTTCGCGAACAAAATAGGATGTGAGATACTCCACGCATCCAAGCTGAAATCAGCACTGTCAAAAAAGTAAAAAAAGCCATGCGCCCTAATCTCTAATCGGTCATCCCCTTCCCCCCGACAAACTCCCTCAGTTTCTTCGAGGTCCGCACGTAAATCTTCCTGAACCTTATCACGGTGCGTCCGCCCTCCTCGCGCTTGAAGACCAGCTCGAGCCTCACTTCCTTCCCCATGTGCGATTTTAGCTCATCCCACACTGCCGGATTTTTCACCCTTATCTCGAACTCATCGTATATCTCCCCTTCCTTCTCGAGCATGTTGAGCGCCCTGGAAAAATTCTCATATACAGCCCTGCCCAGCTCCTTCCCGTACGCCCCGCGGTCCAGCCCGTGCTCCTTCACGAACATCGCGGACCTGAGCAGCCGCTGGTTGAAATACCCTATGGGCATGTCGAACAGCTGCTTCACCGTATTCCCTATGTCCTCTATGTCCGCGTTCGGGTTGACGTACTTCACGGCCT is part of the Candidatus Micrarchaeia archaeon genome and harbors:
- a CDS encoding RNA ligase partner protein; translation: MRKFVIDTSIFVNPQVRKAFGSDPKKAVAGFLKLASRKRDAEFYMPSSIFGELRNFVQGDVEKLEVLVKRRSPNMYAIYLPAAVFYDFVEDVRERVNKGLRLAEDFARDNKANNAEKVRILRERYKEAMRAGILDSKEDFELVLLAKELDAALVTADEGVLDFANKIGCEILHASKLKSALSKK